Proteins encoded within one genomic window of Lynx canadensis isolate LIC74 chromosome B4, mLynCan4.pri.v2, whole genome shotgun sequence:
- the MCM10 gene encoding protein MCM10 homolog, with translation MDGEEDDLSLLTALLEENESALDCNSEESHRLTQEDREPDAFDELFDADDDGESYSEEPADGEVGETEDRKENLAALFGDMGDLTDEEEVPTPQSTKNSVPTAPAPSQGKSNQELQDELKKLQEQMKSLQEQLKIATITQPASPALLHKSPAKSPRPPLKEKKVQRIQESTCFAAELDVPALPKTKRVARTPKVSPAEPKSSSSGTTSTLSQPLRTTPGNKPSGLTRDHSAGTPRSSGEPQTVISVEAFSGLRLRRPRVSSTEMNKKMIGRKLIRLSQLKEKMASEKLEEIDWVTFGVILKKITPQSCNSGKTFSIWRLNDLRDLTRYVSLFLFGEVHKQLWKTEQGTVIGLLNANPMKPRDGSEEVCLSVDHPQKILIMGEALDLGTCKAKKKNGQPCTQTVNLNDCEYCQYHIQTQYKKLSARRAELQSTFSGGRVPKKFARKGTGLRERLCQDGFYYGGVSSVSYAASIAAAVAPKKKIQTTLTNMVVKGTDLIIQEAQQKLGIHQKSLSCSEEFRELMDLPTFGARNLKQHLAKARSSGLTGSLKPAFQSVSASALLKQQKQHMLEMRKKRSEEIQKRFLQSSSGVESLAVPPSSQRAPSRSPQMGAEFPSLEGTPATPMPKLGRGISEGDDVLFFDESPPPRPKLSALAEAKKLAAITKLRAKGQILTKTDPNGIKKKQKDPQDVLEVKERVEKNNTFSPQAEDELEPARKKRREQLAYLESDEFQKILKAKSKHTGVLREAEAELQERYFEPLVKKEQMEEKMRSIREVKCRVVTCKTCAYTHFKPLETCVSEQHDYHWHDGLKRFFKCPCGNRSISLDRLPKKHCSNCGLFKWERDGMLKEKTGPKIGGETLLPRGEEHAKFLNSLK, from the exons ATGGATG GGGAGGAAGATGATTTGTCTCTGCTGACTGCATTGCTGGAGGAGAATGAGTCAGCCCTGGACTGTAATTCAGAAGAGAGTCACCGCTTGACCCAGGAAGATCGTGAACCTGATGCATTTGATGAGCTCTTTGATGCAGATGATGACGGTGAATCTTACTCAGAGGAGCCTGCTGATGGAGAAGTGGGAGAGACTGAGGACCGAAAGGAAAATCTGGCCGCTCTCTTTGGAGATATGGGGGACTTAACAGATGAAGAAGAAGTTCCCACACCGCAGTCAACTAAAAACAGCGTCCCCACTGCTCCTGCTCCCAGTCAAGGGAAAAGTAATCAAGAGTTGCAAG ATGAATTAAAGAAGTTGCAAGAGCAGATGAAATCCTTACAAGAACAGCTAAAAATAGCAACAATTACACAGCCTGCAAGTCCAGCCCTTCTGCATAAATCTCCTG CTAAGTCCCCACGTCCCCCTCTAAAGGAGAAGAAAGTTCAGAGAATTCAGGAGTCAACGTGCTTCGCTGCAGAGCTTGATGTCCCTGCTCTACCGAAAACCAAGCGGGTGGCTCGGACTCCGAAGGTTTCACCTGCAG AGCCCAAAAGTTCGTCTTCAGGGACGACAAGTACACTTTCCCAACCACTCCGAACTACTCCTGGAAACAAACCTAGTGGGTTGACCAGAGATCACAGCGCAGGGACCCCCAGGAGTTCTGGAGAACCGCAGACCGTGATCTCTGTGGAAGCCTTCTCGGGCCTGAGACTCAG GCGGCCTCGAGTGTCCTCCACAGAGATGAACAAGAAAATGATTGGCCGAAAACTGATCAGACTTTCTCAGCTCAAGGAAAAGATGGCAAGTGAGAAGCTGGAAGAAATAGACTGGGTGACTTTTGGGGTTATATTGAAGAAAATCACTCCACAGAGTTGTAATAGT GGGAAAACATTTAGTATCTGGCGACTGAATGATCTCCGTGACCTGACGCGGTACGTGTCGTTGTTCTTGTTTGGAGAAGTTCACAAACAACTCTGGAAGACTGAACAGGGTACTGTCATAGGGTTGCTCAACGCGAACCCCATGAAGCCCAGGGATGGTTCTGAGGAG GTGTGTTTGTCTGTTGATCATCCTCAGAAGATCTTAATCATGGGTGAAGCTCTTGACCTGGGAACCTGTAAAGCAAAGAAGAAGAATGGACAGCCGTGTACACAGACTGTTAATTTG AACGACTGTGAGTACTGCCAGTACCACATCCAGACCCAGTACAAGAAGCTCAGCGCCAGGCGAGCTGAACTGCAGTCAACCTTCTCCGGAGGACGAGTTCCAAAGAAGTTTGCCCGCAAAGGCACCGGCCTGAGAGAACGGCTGTGTCAGGATGGTTTTTACTACGGAGGAGTTTCTTCTGTGTCGTACGCGGCCTCCAT TGCAGCTGCTGTTGCTCCTAAAAAGAAGATTCAAACCACTCTGACTAATATGGTTGTCAAGGGGACAGACTTGATCATTCAGGAGGCCCAACAAAAGCTTG GAATACATCAGAAAAGCTTGTCTTGCTCTGAGGAATTCAGGGAACTGATGGACTTGCCTACATTTGGAGCCAGAAACTTGAAACAACATTTAGCCAAAGCCAGGTCATCAG GGCTGACGGGGAGCCTGAAACCCGCTTTCCAGTCTGTCTCGGCGTCAGCCCTCttgaagcagcagaaacagcaCATGCTGGAGATGAGGAAAAAGAGATCCGAAGAAATACAGAAACG atttctCCAAAGCTCAAGTGGGGTCGAAAGCCTGGCTGTGCCACCCTCTTCTCAACGGGCCCCTTCTCGGTCTCCACAAATGGGGGCTGAGTTCCCCAGCCTGGAAGGAACACCAGCCACACCGATGCCCAAGCTTGGACGAGGCATCTCAGAAGGAGATGATGTTCTATTTTTTGATGAGTCCCCGCCACCAAGACCAAAACTGAGTGCTTTAGCAGAAGCCAAAAAG TTAGCTGCTATAACCAAATTAAGGGCAAAAGGTCAGATTCTTACAAAAACAGATCCAAACGGCATTAAAAAGAAGCAGAAGGACCCCCAGGATGTCCTGGAAGTGAAGGAACGTGTAGAAAAGAACAACACATTTTCTCCTCAAG CTGAAGATGAATTGGAGCctgccaggaaaaaaagaagagaacaacTTGCCTACCTGGAATCTGACGAAtttcagaaaattctaaaagcaaagTCGAAGCACACAGGGGTTCTAAGAGAG GCAGAGGCTGAGCTGCAGGAACGCTATTTTGAGCCACTggtgaaaaaagaacaaatggaagaaaagatgagAAGCATCAGAGAAGTGAAATGTCGAGTAGTAACATGCAAGACG TGTGCCTACACCCACTTCAAGCCTTTGGAGACCTGCGTCAGTGAGCAGCACGACTATCACTGGCATGACGGCCTGAAGAGGTTTTTCAAGTGTCCCTGTGGAAACAGAAGCATCTCCCTTGACAGGCTCCCCAAAAAGCACTGCAG